From Pleurocapsa sp. PCC 7319:
TATTCGCTCTGTTGTTCGTAAACAGTTGTTTGGGGTTGAAAACCCGACCTATAGCGGTTGGATGACTTGGCGCGGGGTACTGAAATATCAACATCGTTTATTGCCTCCTCATCAAGCAACCGTGTTTGCCAATAAAGGAAAGATATTTCTAGTTATGGATAATGGAGATGGGTATATTTCCTGGTCGCTGGAGATGCTTTCTGAAACAAGCCATCGATCCCAGAATGCCCAAGAAGTTAAAGAACGAGTTATTCAAGAACTGGCAAAATGGCATCCTGTAGTGCAAAAAGTTATTGACCTAACGGATGCAGATATCATCGTGGAGAGACCAGTTGGCAAGCCCCTAATCTTGCCCAAATGGGGTGACAACAGAGTAATTTTAGTGGGAGATGCAGCCCATTATATGGGACCTCATCTTGGACAAGGCACTAATACCACATTTGAAGATGTGTGGGAATTGTCTGCTTGTTTATCTAATTATGGCGATCTGGGAGAGGCTTTAGAATATTACGAAAAAAGTCGTATCGAGCGCACCACTATTGTGCAATATCGCACGCTGTTTTCTGCCGCTCAAATGTTCAATCCTTTCCTAAGTCCAAAACGGTTTTTTAATAAATCATTTGCAGCAGTGCCAGAACAAGCCCAAATTGGTCAAAAGGCTTTTTCGGACTGGCTTTATGGGTATAATCTACCGTTTTAAAGATACTTCTGATGGTAAATTTGGTTTAGATTATACAGCTCAAATCAGCACTGTTAGCTCAACGGCGACATATTTTGTCATTTTTAGGCTGTGGCGGAGCACCATTCACATCAGTCTTCTGAGCCACTAACTCCACCTTACCGCGATCGTTAATTATCCATCCCTGAGCCTCAATAATCTCTTTTTCTTCCTCTATTTCTCTATCTGCCCCTGCTTCCTTCACTGTCTCAACTTTCTCCGATTCTTCCCCAGTTGCAGGTGCTACCAAATCTACGGTACTAATTTCCCCATCCCTTACTTGACTTGGATTTGGCGCTACACCACCTTTTCCTGTGACGATAAATTCACTTCCTTTTCCTTGCTGACAGAGATTTTGCGCTACTAATCCCACCACATCGATTAATGACATCGGCAACTCTTCCAATGCTTCGACGGGATTAACATCTAGTTGATTAATGGCGATCGCGCCATCTAAGCCAAATTCTGAACTAGCATTAATATCATTGGTAACAGGATCGAGAGGACGTTCTTCAATTCCAAAAATTGAATTAGTAGAAATATTAATGTTGCCCCCCGTTCCTTGTGCCGCATTAGCAATAATATCGTTGTTTTGGTCGGAGAAAGCAACCACAAAACCAGCATCAATATCAATATTACCGCCATTAGCACTATTGAAAGCTCTTGCTGAAATTAAACTTTCATCCCGTAGAACAATAGTATCAGCAATGCGGAGATTGATGTTGCCACTATTATCCGTTTCACCTTGACCTGAAGTGCTAGCAACAACTCGTCCATTAGCCAAAAACAAATTGGTAGCAGAGATGGTAATACCTCCCGCATCTCCTTCTGCATCTGAACTAACCCCACTAGTAGCACCACTAGAAAAACCTTCTGAAGTTTGACCATCAAAAGTTACATCTCCAGTAGCGAAAATATCCACAGTCCCGGCATTCCCTTGACCAAAAGTACTAGCATCAACTCGTCCCCCATTGGTCAGAGTCAGATTAGTAGTACTAATGGTCACACCTGCTGCATTTCCTTCTGCATTTGAACTAACCCCACTAGTAGCACCACTAGGAATACCTTCTGAAGTTTGACCATCAAAAGTTATATCTCCAGTAGCGGTAATATCGACTGTTCCGGCATTACCTCGACCCAAAGTACTAGCATCAACTTTTCCCCCCTTGGTTAGAGTCAGATTATTAGTAGAAATAGTCACACCTCCTGCATCTCCTTCTGCATTTGAACTAACCAGACTAGTAGCACCACTAGGAATACCTTGTGAACTTTCACCAGTCAAAATAATGTTTCCAGTAGCGGTAATATCGACCGAACCTGCATCCCCTCGACCAAAAGTACTAGCAGAAAATTGTCCCCCCTTGGTTAGAGTCAGATTATTGGTGGAGATAGTCACCCCTTCTGCATCTCCTTCTGCACCAGGAGCAACCTGACTAGCAGCACCACTAACAAAACCGTCTGAAGTTTCACCATCAATAGTAATGTCTCCGGTAGCGGTAATATCGACCGAACCTGCATTCCCTCGACCAAAAGTACTAGCAGAGACTACTCCTCCATTGGTCAGAGTCAGATTAGTAGTACTAATGGTCACACCTGCTGCATTTCCTTCTGCACCTGGATTAACCTGACTAAAAGCACCACTACTATCAGAGCCATCTAAAGTTTCACCATCAAAAGTAATGTCTCCAGTAGCGGTAATATCGATAGTTCCGGCATTCCCTCGACCTCCTGTAC
This genomic window contains:
- a CDS encoding NAD(P)/FAD-dependent oxidoreductase, coding for MSNLKNSQTYLKKVGIIGAGPAGLATAIALKQQGIEVHIYDRARAFRPIGAGLTLSPNGLRSLAAIAPDIARQLKLQGSQIKRFKVRTSKRGWPIITQRIFGDKYDQPFMAIRWFHLQEILRSQLPPDNFHLDHRLIAFEQNHQSVTLCFENNKAATVDLLIGADGIRSVVRKQLFGVENPTYSGWMTWRGVLKYQHRLLPPHQATVFANKGKIFLVMDNGDGYISWSLEMLSETSHRSQNAQEVKERVIQELAKWHPVVQKVIDLTDADIIVERPVGKPLILPKWGDNRVILVGDAAHYMGPHLGQGTNTTFEDVWELSACLSNYGDLGEALEYYEKSRIERTTIVQYRTLFSAAQMFNPFLSPKRFFNKSFAAVPEQAQIGQKAFSDWLYGYNLPF
- a CDS encoding filamentous hemagglutinin N-terminal domain-containing protein, yielding MKPCSSILLGFFLGSVLITPVQAQISPDRTTNTTVTPIDNGIRIDEGDQAGGNLFHSFEQFSVPNGSEAFFNNANDIANIFSRVTGGNISNIDGLIRANGSASLFLLNPAGIIFGQNASLNIGGSFLGSTASSILFPDGIEFSANDSENPPLLTINAPLGLGLEDNPGQIINRSLGQNSNQEVVGLEVAPGNNLALIGGQIDFETGWATARGGNIELGGLSQAGTVGINSDGSLSFPEGVTKANINLSNAADVDVRGTGGGSITVNAGNLNLAGISLISAGIRAESTSAEAQAGDVTIDVAEKITLNESRITNQVASGGVGNSGGIAINTGSIEAINGGDIDASTFGRGDAGTVDLTATGDVTIDGETSIGIPSGAFSQVASDAEGNAGGVTISTNNLTVTNGGQVSASTGGRGNAGTIDITATGDITFDGETLDGSDSSGAFSQVNPGAEGNAAGVTISTTNLTLTNGGVVSASTFGRGNAGSVDITATGDITIDGETSDGFVSGAASQVAPGAEGDAEGVTISTNNLTLTKGGQFSASTFGRGDAGSVDITATGNIILTGESSQGIPSGATSLVSSNAEGDAGGVTISTNNLTLTKGGKVDASTLGRGNAGTVDITATGDITFDGQTSEGIPSGATSGVSSNAEGNAAGVTISTTNLTLTNGGRVDASTFGQGNAGTVDIFATGDVTFDGQTSEGFSSGATSGVSSDAEGDAGGITISATNLFLANGRVVASTSGQGETDNSGNINLRIADTIVLRDESLISARAFNSANGGNIDIDAGFVVAFSDQNNDIIANAAQGTGGNINISTNSIFGIEERPLDPVTNDINASSEFGLDGAIAINQLDVNPVEALEELPMSLIDVVGLVAQNLCQQGKGSEFIVTGKGGVAPNPSQVRDGEISTVDLVAPATGEESEKVETVKEAGADREIEEEKEIIEAQGWIINDRGKVELVAQKTDVNGAPPQPKNDKICRR